From a single Lactococcus allomyrinae genomic region:
- a CDS encoding GDSL-type esterase/lipase family protein has protein sequence MVSITVFGDSITAGYSREEGMPRISPVLKEILEARLAELQVQSEVLLYGVCGEDTAEALLRLKVVIELQSDWTILFFGANDAATDHTISPERFYKNLQVMVENIGVDKVIIVSPPYHNDSVENQVRNNELVQQFCRSAECVASDFEVPFLNLYQEMCETQEPERLLQSDGLHFSRQGYELLAEKLSLFLVNL, from the coding sequence ATGGTGAGTATAACAGTTTTTGGAGATAGCATCACAGCAGGATATAGTCGTGAAGAAGGGATGCCACGAATTTCCCCAGTTCTAAAAGAAATACTTGAAGCAAGACTTGCAGAGCTTCAGGTTCAAAGTGAGGTTTTGCTTTATGGTGTGTGTGGGGAGGATACTGCTGAGGCGTTGCTTCGTCTGAAAGTGGTGATAGAGCTACAAAGTGATTGGACGATTCTCTTTTTTGGAGCAAATGATGCTGCCACAGACCACACAATTTCCCCGGAGCGTTTTTATAAAAATCTTCAAGTGATGGTAGAGAATATTGGAGTGGATAAGGTCATCATTGTTAGTCCACCCTATCATAACGACAGTGTAGAAAATCAAGTGAGAAATAATGAACTCGTTCAACAATTTTGCAGATCTGCAGAATGTGTCGCTAGTGATTTTGAGGTCCCATTCCTCAATCTTTATCAGGAAATGTGTGAAACACAAGAACCGGAGCGGTTGTTACAAAGCGATGGTCTGCATTTTTCGAGACAAGGCTATGAGTTACTAGCGGAGAAACTCTCGTTATTTCTGGTTAATTTGTAA
- a CDS encoding carbohydrate ABC transporter permease yields the protein MKKTKKQKVLKSLLYIVLIAYAIITFYPFLWAVAASFKPLSEITSGSMSLISKHFTTEQYQYLFSAKSGSMFVTWFINSMIVSVIGTAINVFLNTMAGYSLARLSFPGRKQFYYGILAMMMVPAQVLLIPNYLIVKNLGMLDTFWALILPAAINIGNIFMMRQFFLSFPKDVEEAARIDGLSRVGTFFRIVMPLAKPSIATQAVFVFMGFWNNFLAPMLYMHTPSKFTLTLGLQVLQSADQGGQMWNRVMAASILTIIPIIILYILFNGYFLQGVRMDGEK from the coding sequence ATGAAAAAGACAAAGAAACAAAAAGTATTGAAAAGTCTGCTTTATATTGTTCTTATCGCTTACGCGATCATTACCTTTTATCCGTTTTTATGGGCAGTTGCAGCGAGTTTCAAGCCCTTGTCAGAAATTACAAGTGGCTCGATGTCCCTGATTTCAAAACATTTTACAACAGAGCAGTACCAATACTTATTTAGTGCAAAATCAGGCTCAATGTTTGTGACCTGGTTCATCAACTCAATGATTGTGTCTGTCATCGGGACCGCGATTAATGTTTTTCTGAATACAATGGCGGGTTACAGCTTGGCACGATTGAGTTTCCCAGGGCGCAAGCAATTTTATTACGGAATTCTTGCGATGATGATGGTGCCCGCTCAAGTGCTTCTGATTCCGAACTATCTGATTGTCAAAAACTTGGGGATGTTAGATACCTTCTGGGCGCTGATCTTGCCCGCGGCGATCAACATCGGAAATATTTTCATGATGCGCCAATTTTTCTTGAGCTTTCCTAAAGACGTCGAAGAAGCAGCGCGTATTGATGGCTTATCGCGCGTGGGTACTTTTTTCCGTATTGTCATGCCACTTGCCAAACCCTCTATTGCGACACAGGCAGTATTTGTCTTTATGGGATTCTGGAATAATTTCTTGGCACCAATGCTTTATATGCACACTCCAAGCAAATTTACTCTGACGCTTGGCCTGCAAGTCTTGCAATCCGCAGACCAAGGTGGACAGATGTGGAATCGTGTCATGGCAGCCTCCATACTGACCATTATCCCAATTATCATCTTGTATATCTTGTTTAACGGTTATTTCTTACAAGGTGTGCGGATGGATGGCGAAAAATAA
- a CDS encoding extracellular solute-binding protein: MKTWKKVTLTGVALMAAASLAACGNSSAKAGKSGSVKGQTLTVGYWKGSDTENATFDKLVKTFEKKYDVTVKPKVYTNITQQLPTDLSGGTAPDVFYIDSSFYPYLQKEGVLNKLSKSVADPSNFYKTSIGAFTTNGDVYAVPKDVSTLAIYVNKDIFAKAGIDINSIPKSYEDFLKWAPAQQAKLDATYGKGKVYMMNMNADLTRNWQFITAGDQNPITKDGKGVSKLSNPTILKNLTFVQKMFNEGIVATPQQVGAGDEGTGFATGKFAMALTGNWNYQVYNTQYKDLHYTIIPNMTYDGQKQTMQYTVGWGEYKNTKVTSLANDWIKYVTGKDGMTTWTSGVGTLATRADVNDSSEFIKENPLLKVHSDELTYAAPWQDGVNLTTVVTSYDNFITNAFKKDATPAQLKSALKQADQDANSKLSK, translated from the coding sequence ATGAAAACTTGGAAAAAAGTAACACTGACAGGTGTTGCATTGATGGCAGCAGCAAGTCTGGCCGCTTGCGGAAATTCGTCAGCAAAAGCAGGGAAATCTGGCTCTGTCAAAGGGCAAACGCTAACGGTCGGCTACTGGAAAGGTTCTGACACAGAAAACGCAACTTTTGACAAACTGGTCAAAACTTTTGAGAAAAAGTATGATGTGACCGTCAAACCAAAAGTCTATACCAACATCACACAGCAGCTCCCAACAGACTTGTCAGGAGGTACTGCGCCTGATGTTTTCTACATCGACTCAAGCTTCTATCCTTACCTGCAAAAAGAAGGCGTACTCAACAAATTGAGCAAGTCGGTGGCTGATCCAAGCAACTTCTACAAGACTTCGATCGGCGCATTTACGACAAATGGCGATGTTTATGCTGTACCAAAAGATGTGTCTACGCTTGCAATTTATGTCAATAAAGATATTTTTGCCAAAGCTGGGATTGACATCAACTCTATTCCAAAATCTTATGAAGATTTCTTAAAATGGGCGCCTGCGCAACAAGCCAAACTTGATGCGACTTACGGCAAGGGCAAAGTCTATATGATGAACATGAACGCTGATTTGACGCGGAATTGGCAGTTCATCACAGCAGGCGACCAAAACCCTATCACTAAAGATGGCAAAGGTGTTTCTAAACTTTCTAACCCAACAATTTTAAAAAATTTGACCTTTGTCCAAAAGATGTTTAACGAAGGCATCGTAGCTACTCCTCAACAAGTTGGTGCAGGTGATGAGGGAACCGGATTTGCTACAGGAAAATTTGCGATGGCATTAACAGGAAACTGGAATTACCAAGTTTATAATACACAATATAAAGATTTGCACTACACGATTATTCCTAACATGACTTACGATGGTCAAAAACAAACGATGCAATATACAGTGGGCTGGGGCGAATATAAAAATACAAAAGTTACGAGTCTTGCTAATGACTGGATTAAATATGTTACAGGTAAAGACGGCATGACAACTTGGACATCTGGTGTTGGAACTCTTGCGACGCGTGCAGATGTCAATGACAGCTCAGAATTTATCAAAGAAAATCCACTTCTGAAAGTTCACTCTGATGAGTTGACTTATGCAGCGCCTTGGCAAGATGGTGTGAACCTGACAACAGTTGTAACTTCTTATGACAACTTCATCACTAATGCTTTCAAGAAAGATGCAACACCAGCACAACTCAAATCAGCGTTGAAACAAGCTGACCAAGATGCAAATAGCAAGTTGAGTAAATAA
- a CDS encoding glycoside hydrolase family 65 protein gives MKTYTLTLDDLGNIETQNVETIFAQANGFMGVRASLPIQANDSLPGTFINGFYETHPIIYGENAYGYAKNHETMVKCFDLRTLELSVNGEVLSVLTERNLKLNLMTGILSETYLYETNLGQQIKLELESFTSHFNRTTYAQKIKITALNFSGEVHVKKEAKLLLPNSSKDFDPRVREASVNLQKQGNQYTTANSKLSLYTKFDEIDETFQLNPTQSFEFEQLNQISKENQFEIVSYERLKVEQVKIFDTFWSVSDIEIDGDETLQKGVRVNLYHLFNSAGRDGKTNFGAKGLTGEGYEGHYFWDTEMYLLPFFTHTQPEIAKSLLTYRLNILPQAKQRAKELGFAGALYAWRTQSGHETSAYYPAGTAQVHINADIAYALELYEKVTGDSAFIQSAKEIIYETARFWLSYGFMSQRGFEIHEVTGPDEYTALVNNNYYTNKMAQNNLRYAVRLAHTFKENQEEATFWQTAADKMYFGYDETSKITKQDDSFLDKQVWDFAHTPKENYPLLLHYHPMKIYKHQVLKQADTILAHMLFAEEKAQVARDFDFYEPLTTHDSSLSRAIHGVVASRLGRTQQAYDFFADSATMDLSDMQGNASHGIHAANMGGTWLGLIYGFAGLHIDNGELKIENHLPKQIKALRFNILYQGKLQSFELKNEKN, from the coding sequence ATGAAAACTTACACCCTCACGCTTGATGATTTAGGAAATATTGAAACACAAAATGTTGAAACCATTTTTGCGCAGGCCAATGGTTTTATGGGAGTGCGCGCAAGTTTACCCATTCAGGCTAACGATAGTTTGCCAGGCACTTTTATCAATGGATTTTACGAAACACATCCGATTATCTACGGTGAAAATGCTTATGGCTATGCAAAAAATCATGAAACGATGGTCAAGTGTTTTGACTTACGCACGCTAGAATTATCTGTCAATGGTGAAGTTCTATCAGTACTGACAGAACGCAATTTAAAGCTTAATTTAATGACAGGAATTCTGTCAGAAACATATCTCTATGAGACAAATTTAGGACAGCAAATAAAGCTTGAGTTGGAAAGTTTTACTAGCCATTTTAACCGCACGACTTATGCTCAGAAAATCAAAATTACGGCGTTGAACTTTTCTGGAGAAGTTCATGTAAAAAAAGAAGCAAAATTATTACTTCCAAATAGCTCAAAAGACTTTGACCCACGGGTCCGTGAGGCAAGTGTTAATCTCCAAAAACAAGGGAATCAATATACTACCGCTAACAGCAAACTCAGCCTTTACACCAAATTTGACGAGATTGATGAAACTTTCCAACTCAATCCAACTCAATCTTTTGAATTTGAACAACTCAATCAAATTTCTAAAGAAAATCAATTTGAAATAGTCAGCTATGAACGCTTGAAAGTAGAGCAAGTCAAGATTTTTGATACTTTTTGGTCTGTTTCAGACATCGAGATTGACGGAGATGAAACGCTTCAAAAAGGTGTCCGTGTCAATCTTTATCACCTTTTTAACTCTGCAGGTCGCGATGGAAAAACAAATTTTGGAGCAAAAGGTCTGACAGGCGAAGGATATGAAGGACATTATTTTTGGGATACAGAGATGTATTTGCTTCCATTTTTTACACACACTCAACCTGAGATTGCCAAAAGTTTGCTGACCTATCGGCTGAACATTTTGCCCCAAGCTAAACAAAGAGCAAAAGAACTAGGCTTTGCAGGTGCATTGTATGCTTGGCGTACACAAAGTGGGCACGAAACCTCAGCCTATTATCCCGCGGGAACAGCCCAAGTTCATATCAATGCAGACATTGCCTATGCTTTAGAATTATATGAAAAAGTAACAGGTGACAGTGCTTTTATTCAAAGCGCTAAAGAAATAATTTATGAAACAGCCCGATTTTGGCTTTCTTACGGATTTATGAGTCAACGAGGATTTGAAATTCATGAAGTTACAGGTCCAGATGAGTATACAGCACTTGTGAATAACAACTACTATACAAATAAAATGGCTCAAAATAATCTTCGCTATGCGGTAAGGCTAGCTCATACCTTTAAAGAAAATCAAGAAGAAGCAACATTTTGGCAAACAGCAGCCGATAAAATGTATTTTGGATATGACGAAACAAGCAAGATTACCAAGCAAGATGATAGCTTTTTGGATAAACAAGTATGGGATTTTGCTCACACTCCAAAAGAGAACTATCCGCTACTTCTTCATTATCACCCTATGAAAATTTACAAACATCAGGTACTCAAACAAGCCGATACAATTCTTGCTCATATGCTTTTTGCTGAGGAAAAAGCACAGGTGGCACGTGATTTTGACTTTTACGAGCCATTGACAACGCATGATAGTAGTTTATCAAGAGCTATTCATGGTGTCGTAGCAAGCCGTCTAGGACGTACCCAGCAAGCTTATGATTTTTTTGCTGACAGTGCAACAATGGATCTCTCGGATATGCAAGGAAATGCAAGCCACGGAATACACGCAGCAAATATGGGAGGCACATGGCTAGGATTAATCTATGGTTTTGCAGGATTGCATATTGACAATGGTGAATTAAAAATAGAAAATCATTTGCCAAAACAAATCAAAGCTTTGAGATTTAACATCCTATATCAAGGGAAGTTACAAAGTTTTGAGTTAAAAAATGAAAAGAACTGA
- the trhA gene encoding PAQR family membrane homeostasis protein TrhA has product MKTYDSKAYQILNEVFNAITHGAGTILAIVALVLLILKGVESGSALEVTAFSIYGAALIILFLCSTLAHSLHFTRAVKVFRVFDHNGIYFLIAGTYTPYCLVALNNWLGWIVLSIIWICAILGIVLTSIYLPKWGKTPKLSTILYVVMGWMILIEIYPLWNALNPLAFWLLVIGGVIYSVGALIYHFKFPFAHVVWHLFVLVAAALMFISVYGFVG; this is encoded by the coding sequence ATGAAAACCTATGACTCAAAAGCTTATCAAATTTTAAATGAAGTCTTCAACGCAATTACCCACGGGGCGGGCACCATCTTAGCTATCGTAGCACTTGTTTTACTCATTTTGAAAGGCGTTGAATCAGGTTCGGCGCTTGAAGTTACAGCTTTTTCAATCTATGGTGCGGCCTTAATTATTCTCTTTCTTTGCTCCACCCTCGCCCATAGTTTACATTTTACACGAGCGGTCAAGGTCTTTCGTGTTTTTGACCATAATGGCATTTATTTTTTAATCGCTGGAACCTACACGCCCTATTGCCTTGTCGCACTCAATAACTGGCTCGGTTGGATTGTACTTTCCATCATTTGGATATGTGCCATTCTCGGTATTGTGCTAACCTCAATTTATCTACCAAAATGGGGAAAAACACCAAAACTCTCTACAATTTTATACGTTGTGATGGGCTGGATGATTTTGATTGAGATTTATCCACTTTGGAATGCTCTGAACCCGCTGGCTTTCTGGCTATTGGTTATCGGTGGTGTCATCTATTCCGTTGGTGCTCTTATTTATCACTTCAAATTCCCCTTTGCTCACGTTGTTTGGCACCTCTTCGTTCTCGTTGCAGCAGCACTCATGTTTATTTCTGTCTATGGATTTGTGGGTTAA
- a CDS encoding carbohydrate ABC transporter permease, whose product MIQGYGFLAPALLIILIFFVLSILFAVYLSFNNVDLIAHTYTWNNFKNWTNLLTDKQLIRALQNTSFFALIVVPVQTFIALVIAYILANKSIQGKKVFRLVYFLPTLTSSAALTMIFMFLFNLNGPVNGVLQSLHWISQPINFINDTHWTLKIIMVMNIWSTVPYFMTIYLASLVDLPDSMYEAAEIDGANVIDKLRFITIPYLRPITTFVLLTGIIGTFQMFDQAYIFSGGTGGPANSTLTVSLLIFQYAFGTNNQMGYAAVLAILLAVIIFIVTRIAEKLNGGNGIR is encoded by the coding sequence ATGATTCAGGGTTATGGCTTTCTTGCGCCAGCTCTGCTCATCATTTTGATTTTCTTTGTGCTTTCAATCCTGTTTGCAGTGTATCTGAGTTTTAACAATGTGGATTTGATTGCTCACACTTATACGTGGAATAATTTTAAAAACTGGACCAATTTGCTCACGGATAAACAGTTGATTCGTGCGCTTCAAAATACAAGCTTTTTTGCATTGATTGTGGTGCCTGTGCAGACTTTTATTGCCTTAGTTATCGCTTATATTTTGGCCAATAAATCAATTCAGGGTAAAAAAGTTTTCCGACTGGTTTATTTCTTGCCGACCTTGACCAGCTCTGCGGCGTTGACGATGATTTTCATGTTTTTGTTTAACTTAAATGGTCCTGTCAATGGCGTGCTGCAAAGTTTGCATTGGATCAGTCAACCGATTAACTTTATCAATGATACACACTGGACATTGAAGATTATCATGGTCATGAATATTTGGTCAACGGTGCCTTATTTTATGACGATCTATCTTGCTTCGCTTGTCGATCTGCCCGACTCCATGTATGAAGCCGCAGAAATCGACGGCGCCAATGTCATTGACAAATTGCGCTTCATCACGATTCCTTATCTGCGTCCGATCACGACTTTCGTCCTTTTGACGGGAATTATCGGGACTTTCCAGATGTTTGACCAGGCCTATATCTTCTCAGGTGGGACAGGCGGTCCTGCGAACTCTACATTGACGGTCAGTCTTTTGATTTTCCAATATGCTTTTGGTACAAATAATCAAATGGGCTATGCTGCCGTGCTTGCGATATTGCTCGCTGTGATTATCTTTATCGTGACGCGTATCGCTGAAAAACTCAACGGAGGAAATGGAATCAGATGA
- the pgmB gene encoding beta-phosphoglucomutase: MFKAVLFDLDGVITDTAEYHFRAWKALAEEIGIAGVDRAFNEQLKGVSREDSLKKILALGNKTVSDESFAALAKRKNDNYVEMIQDVSPQDVYPGILTLLKELRSHGVKIALASASKNGPFLLERMGLTDYFDAIADPSEVAASKPAPDIFIAAAHAVGVTPEDSIGLEDSQAGIQAIKDSGALAIGVGRPEDLGEDIVVVPDTSHYTFEFLKETFEKW, from the coding sequence GTGTTTAAAGCAGTTTTATTTGACTTAGATGGTGTAATTACAGACACAGCAGAGTACCATTTTCGAGCATGGAAAGCATTGGCAGAAGAAATAGGAATTGCCGGTGTGGATCGTGCCTTTAATGAACAATTGAAAGGTGTTTCCAGAGAAGATTCTCTGAAGAAAATTTTGGCGTTGGGAAATAAAACAGTGTCAGATGAATCATTTGCAGCACTTGCGAAACGTAAAAATGATAACTACGTTGAAATGATTCAAGATGTATCTCCTCAGGATGTTTATCCAGGTATTTTGACTTTGTTGAAAGAGTTGCGGAGTCATGGGGTTAAAATTGCCTTGGCTTCGGCGTCTAAAAATGGTCCCTTTTTGTTGGAGAGAATGGGCTTGACAGATTATTTTGATGCGATTGCAGATCCATCAGAAGTTGCGGCTTCAAAACCAGCTCCAGATATTTTCATTGCGGCAGCGCACGCAGTAGGCGTTACTCCTGAGGATTCCATTGGTTTAGAGGACTCACAAGCTGGGATTCAAGCGATTAAGGATTCTGGAGCCTTGGCGATTGGAGTTGGTCGTCCGGAAGATTTGGGAGAGGACATTGTTGTTGTCCCAGACACTTCACATTATACGTTTGAGTTTTTGAAAGAAACTTTTGAAAAATGGTGA